A section of the Acidobacteriota bacterium genome encodes:
- a CDS encoding polyphosphate kinase: MRKWMLDQVDLGAKLSKKEYKRRLPGLQERLLDLQHACWQEKLGALVVFEGWDTAGRGDVIGKVTERLEPRGFELHMVREPRTFEAQLPWMWRFWSRLPAYGQMALFDYSWYRRFFVQRLEPPEGEPLWPQHREDILAFEAMLAADRYVLIKIFLHISEKEKKKRLDKRWDNPLDRWRLSRRARQSLQRYDDYHELIQETLERTHIEHAPWTVVAATEKRWRRVRVLETLVEGLERGLRDAGKALPEEEAAVEARVGASPGSGEEVRP, from the coding sequence ATGAGGAAGTGGATGCTCGATCAGGTGGATTTGGGCGCGAAGCTCAGCAAGAAAGAATACAAGCGACGGCTGCCGGGGCTCCAGGAGCGGCTGCTGGATCTGCAGCATGCGTGCTGGCAGGAGAAGCTGGGGGCGTTGGTGGTCTTTGAGGGTTGGGATACGGCGGGGCGGGGGGATGTCATCGGGAAAGTGACGGAGCGGTTGGAGCCGCGGGGGTTTGAGCTCCACATGGTGCGGGAGCCGCGGACCTTCGAGGCCCAGCTGCCGTGGATGTGGCGGTTTTGGAGCCGGCTGCCGGCCTATGGGCAGATGGCCCTCTTCGACTACAGCTGGTACCGGCGCTTCTTCGTGCAGCGGCTGGAGCCGCCGGAGGGGGAACCGCTGTGGCCGCAGCATCGGGAGGACATTCTGGCCTTCGAGGCGATGCTGGCGGCGGATCGCTATGTGCTGATCAAGATCTTCCTCCACATCTCCGAGAAAGAGAAAAAGAAGCGCCTCGACAAGCGGTGGGACAACCCCCTGGATCGTTGGCGGCTGTCGAGGAGGGCGCGCCAGAGCCTGCAGCGATACGACGACTACCACGAGCTGATTCAAGAGACTCTGGAACGCACCCACATCGAGCACGCCCCCTGGACGGTGGTGGCGGCGACGGAGAAGCGGTGGCGGCGGGTGCGGGTGTTGGAGACCTTGGTGGAAGGGCTGGAGCGAGGGTTGCGGGACGCTGGGAAAGCGTTGCCGGAGGAGGAAGCCGCCGTCGAGGCACGGGTTGGGGCATCCCCCGGGAGCGGTGAGGAGGTGCGGCCATGA